A genome region from Rhodopseudomonas boonkerdii includes the following:
- a CDS encoding ABC transporter substrate-binding protein has translation MLTTSLSRRFLLVASVAMVSACVGSSIGFAQEGPVRIGLLAPLTGTGGPYGQEEEQAARAAVKIVNDAGGVLGRKLELVVADDESQPTAGVAAARKLIDVDKVVSIGGVWSSAVALAIKPIALEKGVLLSVVGSADEITDGETKNLIWRFQTNGKSWGEGFAKAMVKDGVKSASILVLQTPFTQSTIAPFRKAFTDAGGKVLDEVSFNAGQPSYRTEVERVFGKKPEAVFVAAYINELSAIAKEAFRSGYESKIYAFGNAAGSNGQFVKNVGANVAEGVVWTQQVPVGKSVAYSCYLKEIGKPEGTIMTFGAQVFDQIVLTALAIEKAKSADATKFGPEFATLVNADAPSLGDPAEALKALREGKPFRYAGAASDFRFAKNGDQTNLSYGHFVIKSGESKLLGEIR, from the coding sequence GTGCTGACCACCTCTCTTTCGCGCCGCTTTCTGTTGGTTGCTTCCGTTGCCATGGTCTCTGCATGCGTTGGCTCGTCGATCGGGTTCGCGCAGGAGGGGCCTGTGCGCATCGGCCTGCTGGCGCCTCTCACCGGCACCGGCGGCCCATATGGACAGGAAGAGGAGCAGGCTGCGCGTGCAGCGGTGAAGATCGTCAACGACGCCGGCGGTGTGCTCGGCCGCAAGCTCGAACTCGTGGTCGCCGACGATGAATCGCAGCCTACCGCGGGTGTCGCCGCGGCGCGCAAGCTTATCGACGTGGATAAGGTCGTCTCGATCGGCGGCGTGTGGAGCAGCGCCGTGGCGCTGGCCATCAAGCCGATCGCGCTGGAGAAGGGCGTACTGCTCAGCGTCGTTGGCTCCGCCGATGAGATCACCGATGGCGAGACGAAGAATCTGATCTGGCGCTTCCAGACCAATGGTAAGAGCTGGGGAGAGGGGTTTGCCAAGGCCATGGTCAAGGACGGCGTGAAGTCGGCCTCGATCCTCGTACTGCAAACGCCGTTCACCCAAAGCACCATCGCTCCGTTCCGCAAGGCGTTCACGGATGCCGGCGGGAAGGTGCTGGATGAAGTTTCCTTCAATGCCGGCCAGCCGTCCTATCGCACCGAGGTCGAACGCGTTTTTGGGAAGAAGCCGGAAGCGGTGTTCGTTGCGGCTTACATCAACGAGCTGAGCGCCATCGCCAAGGAGGCATTTCGCTCGGGCTATGAGAGCAAGATTTACGCCTTCGGCAATGCCGCCGGCAGCAATGGCCAGTTCGTCAAGAATGTCGGCGCCAATGTCGCCGAAGGCGTGGTCTGGACGCAGCAGGTGCCGGTCGGCAAGTCGGTTGCCTACAGCTGCTATCTGAAGGAGATCGGCAAGCCGGAGGGAACCATCATGACCTTCGGCGCGCAGGTGTTCGATCAGATCGTGCTTACCGCGCTTGCCATCGAGAAAGCCAAGAGCGCTGACGCGACGAAGTTCGGTCCGGAATTCGCAACGCTGGTGAATGCCGATGCGCCGTCACTCGGCGATCCCGCCGAGGCCTTGAAGGCGCTGCGCGAAGGCAAGCCATTCCGTTATGCAGGTGCTGCGTCGGACTTCAGGTTCGCGAAGAACGGCGACCAGACCAATCTCAGCTATGGCCACTTCGTCATCAAGTCGGGCGAAAGCAAGTTGCTCGGCGAGATCCGCTGA
- the cysC gene encoding adenylyl-sulfate kinase, whose translation MTLSADISASALLPGPRRPQLRVVIVGHVDHGKSTLVGRLLHETGSLPNGKLEALKAASERRGMPFEWSFLLDALQTERDQGITIDTTQIRFRTRSRDVVLIDAPGHAEFLRNMITGAAQADGAVLIVDALEGVRDQTRRHGYLLHLLGVKQVAVVVNKMDKVGFDEERFSVIRDEISDHLTGLGVVPLAVIPISARDGDGVAEFTDRAAWYRGPTVIAAFEQFETTRPLDDRPLRLPVQAIYKFDDRRIVAGRIEAGHLSVGDEIAVMPAGKTARIKSIEGWSVTSAPETIAAGHSVGITLDRELFVERGDVIARAEAAPAAVRRLRTRLFWLHEQPLTARASIVVRIGVRQVRAMVESIEKAIDPGNLAAAVGQTIERNHVGEVDLLLAQPVAADRYPDSPPTGRLVIEVDGRIAGGGLILSVQAEERAPAINIVPVASDLGAQERAERFHHRGAVVWFTGLPGSGKSTLALALERRLFRNGGSPILLDGDTMRAGLNGDLGFAPADRSENVRRLAEVANHLAQNGHIAIVAAVSPFQKDRAEARRIARNNFREIYVSTPSEVCESRDPKGHYAKARAGEIQGFTGITGEYQPPGDVDLKIDTSTSEVSASAEQIEQMLRFTGILLEAAE comes from the coding sequence ATGACCTTGTCGGCAGATATTTCCGCATCCGCTTTGCTTCCCGGGCCTCGGCGCCCGCAGCTGCGCGTCGTCATCGTCGGTCACGTCGATCACGGCAAATCGACATTGGTAGGACGCCTGTTGCACGAAACGGGAAGTCTGCCGAACGGGAAGCTGGAAGCGCTCAAGGCGGCCAGCGAGCGGCGCGGCATGCCGTTCGAATGGTCGTTCCTTCTCGATGCGCTGCAGACCGAGCGCGACCAGGGTATTACCATCGACACGACCCAGATCCGCTTTCGCACCAGAAGCCGTGATGTCGTCCTGATCGATGCGCCGGGCCACGCCGAATTCCTGCGCAACATGATCACCGGTGCGGCGCAGGCCGATGGCGCCGTGCTCATCGTCGACGCGCTCGAGGGCGTGCGCGACCAGACCCGGCGCCACGGCTATCTGCTGCATCTGCTCGGCGTGAAGCAGGTGGCCGTGGTGGTCAACAAAATGGACAAGGTCGGCTTCGACGAGGAGCGGTTCAGTGTGATCCGAGATGAGATCTCGGACCATCTTACGGGGCTCGGTGTAGTGCCCCTGGCCGTCATCCCGATTTCGGCCCGCGATGGCGACGGTGTTGCCGAGTTTACCGATCGCGCGGCCTGGTATCGCGGGCCGACGGTGATCGCAGCCTTCGAACAGTTCGAGACCACGCGCCCGCTCGATGATCGGCCGCTTCGCTTGCCGGTGCAGGCCATCTACAAATTCGACGACAGACGCATCGTGGCCGGCCGCATCGAGGCGGGGCATTTGTCTGTCGGCGACGAGATTGCCGTCATGCCGGCCGGCAAGACGGCGCGGATCAAGTCGATCGAAGGCTGGTCGGTGACGTCGGCGCCGGAAACGATCGCCGCGGGGCACTCGGTCGGAATCACGCTCGACCGTGAATTGTTCGTTGAGCGCGGCGATGTCATCGCGCGAGCCGAAGCGGCGCCAGCCGCGGTCAGGCGGCTGCGGACACGTCTGTTCTGGCTTCATGAGCAGCCGCTGACGGCACGTGCCTCCATCGTGGTGCGGATCGGGGTCCGGCAGGTGAGGGCGATGGTGGAAAGCATCGAGAAAGCCATCGATCCCGGCAATCTCGCTGCTGCCGTGGGACAGACGATCGAACGGAATCATGTGGGCGAGGTCGATTTGTTGCTCGCACAACCGGTCGCGGCCGATCGCTATCCGGACAGTCCGCCGACCGGACGTCTCGTGATCGAGGTCGACGGGCGCATCGCGGGCGGCGGCCTCATTCTGTCGGTCCAGGCGGAGGAACGTGCGCCGGCAATCAATATCGTTCCGGTGGCGTCCGATCTCGGGGCGCAGGAGCGGGCCGAACGTTTCCATCATCGCGGTGCCGTGGTCTGGTTCACCGGGCTTCCGGGCTCGGGCAAATCGACCTTGGCGCTGGCGTTGGAGCGGCGGCTGTTTCGCAATGGCGGTTCACCGATCCTGCTCGATGGCGACACCATGCGCGCGGGACTGAATGGCGATCTCGGCTTTGCGCCGGCGGATCGCAGCGAGAATGTCCGGCGGCTCGCGGAGGTCGCCAACCATCTCGCGCAGAATGGTCACATCGCCATCGTCGCCGCGGTGTCGCCATTCCAGAAAGATCGCGCGGAAGCGCGCCGCATCGCGCGTAACAATTTCCGCGAGATCTATGTCTCGACGCCGAGCGAGGTGTGTGAAAGTCGCGATCCCAAGGGTCATTACGCAAAGGCGCGGGCGGGTGAAATCCAGGGCTTTACCGGCATCACGGGTGAGTATCAGCCGCCTGGTGACGTCGATCTGAAGATCGATACATCGACCTCCGAAGTGTCTGCATCGGCGGAGCAAATCGAGCAAATGCTGAGATTCACGGGCATTCTGCTGGAAGCCGCCGAGTAA
- the cysD gene encoding sulfate adenylyltransferase subunit CysD → MDSSVLDHPAAIAAPAMSHLDELEAQSIYILREAFARLKKIALLWSLGKDSNVMIWLARKAFFGHVPFPAMHVDTGKKFPEMYAFRDRYAKEWDLDLRIEPCPPIDAVDPTLPPAARSAARKTEGLKQALAKYGFDGLIAGIRRDEEATRAKERVFSPRGVEGGWDVRDQPPEFWDQFNASPPPGAHLRVHPILHWTEADIWAYTLRENIPIIPLYLARDGKRYRSLGDADITHPVASTAATIAEILIELENSKVPERAGRALDHETEDAFERLRAAGYL, encoded by the coding sequence ATGGATTCTTCCGTTCTCGACCACCCCGCCGCCATCGCTGCTCCGGCAATGAGCCATCTCGATGAACTCGAGGCGCAAAGCATCTACATCCTGCGTGAGGCCTTTGCCCGGTTGAAGAAGATCGCCTTGCTGTGGTCGCTCGGCAAGGACTCCAACGTGATGATCTGGCTGGCGCGAAAGGCTTTCTTCGGCCACGTGCCATTCCCTGCAATGCATGTCGACACCGGCAAGAAGTTTCCGGAGATGTATGCGTTCCGCGATCGTTACGCGAAGGAGTGGGATCTCGATCTGCGCATCGAGCCATGCCCGCCCATTGATGCGGTCGATCCGACCCTGCCGCCCGCAGCACGCTCGGCGGCGCGCAAGACCGAGGGCCTCAAGCAGGCGCTGGCGAAATACGGGTTCGATGGCCTGATTGCCGGTATTCGTCGCGACGAAGAGGCCACCCGCGCCAAGGAGCGGGTATTCTCGCCGCGCGGTGTCGAAGGCGGCTGGGACGTGCGCGATCAGCCGCCCGAGTTCTGGGATCAGTTCAACGCGTCGCCGCCACCCGGCGCGCATCTGCGCGTGCATCCGATCCTGCATTGGACCGAAGCGGACATCTGGGCCTACACGCTGCGCGAAAACATCCCGATCATTCCGCTCTATCTCGCGCGCGACGGCAAGCGATATCGCTCGCTCGGGGACGCCGACATCACGCATCCCGTCGCTTCGACAGCGGCAACCATTGCCGAAATTCTGATCGAACTGGAAAACAGCAAGGTGCCGGAGCGTGCGGGCCGCGCTCTCGATCACGAAACCGAAGACGCATTCGAGCGGCTGCGCGCCGCCGGCTATCTGTAA
- a CDS encoding phosphoadenylyl-sulfate reductase: protein MSPTERALQATHLNDLLQAASPADVISTALSFVGRDRLAVVSSFGTQSGALLKIVADVDPNIPVIFIDTGWMFAETLQYRDVLVDQLGLRHVRSVLPQATTLARLDPDADLWSADPDACCQLRKVDTLNAAMAEFDASINGRKRFQAATRADIPIVELDGDQFKFNPFARMTLPDIELIYATANLPQHPLVAAGFSSIGCMPCTSRTLPGEDPRAGRWRGRAKTECGIHRKTESSPP from the coding sequence ATGTCCCCCACCGAGCGCGCCCTGCAAGCCACACACCTGAACGATCTGCTGCAGGCAGCCTCGCCCGCCGACGTGATCAGCACAGCGCTGAGCTTCGTTGGCCGCGACCGGCTCGCCGTCGTTTCATCCTTCGGGACACAGTCCGGCGCGCTGCTCAAGATCGTCGCCGACGTCGATCCGAACATCCCGGTGATCTTCATCGACACCGGATGGATGTTCGCGGAGACGCTGCAGTATCGCGACGTGTTGGTGGATCAGCTCGGTCTGCGCCATGTGCGATCAGTCCTCCCGCAAGCAACAACACTTGCGCGCCTCGACCCCGATGCAGACCTATGGTCTGCCGATCCGGACGCCTGCTGCCAGTTACGCAAGGTCGATACACTGAATGCCGCGATGGCGGAGTTCGATGCATCCATCAACGGGCGCAAGCGCTTTCAGGCCGCGACACGCGCCGATATCCCGATCGTCGAGCTCGACGGCGACCAGTTCAAGTTCAATCCATTCGCGCGGATGACGCTGCCCGATATCGAATTGATTTACGCGACGGCCAATCTTCCGCAGCATCCTCTCGTGGCGGCGGGCTTCTCGTCGATCGGCTGCATGCCCTGCACGTCGCGCACCCTGCCTGGCGAAGATCCGCGCGCCGGCCGCTGGCGCGGCCGGGCCAAGACGGAATGCGGTATCCACCGCAAGACGGAATCCTCACCGCCCTGA